The Lolium rigidum isolate FL_2022 chromosome 1, APGP_CSIRO_Lrig_0.1, whole genome shotgun sequence region cgcttttacttgttctttgcaaacaaacaccatcttccactcgatacgtttaatcctttgttttcagcaagccggtgagattgacaacctcactcgttacgttggggcaaagtactttgattgtgttgtgcaggttccacgttggcgccggtttcactcggtgttgcgccgcactacactcctccaccaacaaccttcacgtgcttcttggctcctattggttcgataaccttggtttcatactgagggaaacttgcttctatacgcatcataccttccacttggggttcccaacagacgtgtgcttcacgcgtatcaaagcCCAAGCAAGCCACACCAATCAAagcacaaggagaaacctagaagcCACAAAAACCCCGAGGAACGAGAGGAAAGAAGCTCAGTTCCTCCTTCTCTCGCACCTTGAGATAACGAGGCGACAAGATCCTTTCCACTTTCCTACCGATCATAGCCTGTTCTTGCCATGCTGGGAAGAACAGATCTCGCCAGCTTCCCACCGGAAGCCGTCACCACCCCCATTTTTTGGTCTATCGGGGAAAACATACCTCAGCCAGCACCACCCTATCAGTCCCATTACCACCACCATGAAGTAGGGTTGTTACCAGCAATCTATTCATGTGGCCTGAATATGTATATCTCTTGTGTGCCCAAGTTTATTACCCATCGAATCGTGGTCACAAATCCCCCACCTACATACAAATTTGCGGCTGGGAATCAAACCCCGACAACGAGCCCTCACCCTACCCTTGGTTTGGGGATTTGATCCCCTGGGAGCATGCCcataggtttattttgtgaataaAATAAAAACACCTTGATCTTCCTAAAATAATATGACACATATGGAAAGAAAACAACTGATTATCAATTTTTTGGTAGGTCGAttatcaatttttttgaaatgcaCACACTGCCGGTCTTCTTAAATGACCTACGCCTCCGGTTCGTCCCCAGGAGCAATTGGCCGCCGCCACCCCTCGTCCTCGCCACCACCATAGGCGCCCTTCCCCTGCCGCCTCgactccgtcgaccatcgccaaCTTCACCGCCTGTCGACGTCGAAGCCAAGATGGTGGTCGCCGTGGTGAATGGGATTACGgtggaagccgccgccgccgccgccgccaccactgaCCCCGATGCCGACGCCGATTCTCCCAAATCCGTTCTGGAGGACGAGGTGATTTACTCTTTTAAACTTCCGTTTCGAAATCTCTAGGCGGACACCATTTCCTTTCATTCCTCGAAAAAAAAGATCGCATTTCGTAGGTTGTCGAACTATTTCAATCCTTGTTTCCTCCATAAGAAATGGATCCTCTCGCCTGTTActgattatattatattgtgcaaAATTAGAAAATGCCCGATGCCAAGGATGAGAAAAAAGCTGTTGATTTGAAGATAGAGGAGGGTGAAGAGCAGCTACTGAACTCCATCAGAGAAGACACGGCTGATGGGTTTCTGGATACAAGTTCATCCCTGCCTATTGACCTCGAGGCAAAGAACGGTGATGCGTGCTTCATCACAGAGGCGATGACAAAGGAGGAAGAGCAGTTGCATCAGGCCCGGCTtaaggtggaggaagaagaggaggccaAAAGGAGAGAAGCTGCAAGACAGCAGGCTCTCGATCCAAAGGCACGCTTCAGCAAGCTGGACGAGCTGCTGACAAAGACGCAGCTTTATTCGGAATTTCTACTTGAAAAGATGGAGCATATCACAGATGTATGTTGGTTATGTCTCTCACTGTGTGCTGACCACCATTTCATTTCCAGCTAGTTGGTTATTTTATTTCCCTTCTTTGTTGACATTGGTGGTGCTGCCTATTTGTTGTTAAGCAGAAAGTTGTTGAAATCAAAGATGAAGAGGAACCTATGGAAGAGCAGAAGAAAGGGCGTggtagaaaaaggaaaacaaaggcTAAGCCACAGTACAATGATGTCAGTTCAGATTTCATATACTATCCCCTGCTTCATAAATATGCTACTTTGTACTACCTCTGTGCCGAAATGTAGTATGTTTTGGAAAGCTAAATTAGCTTAACAAAACATACTACATTTCGGAATGGAGGTAATATCTATTAGCCGTTTTCCAGATTATTCAAATGTCTTGTTTGTTATATACTATTGATGCACTGCAGTTCGTTCTGTAGTCTGTATTACCTGCTCAACAGCATAGCTACAGCTATCAACACATTGGAGTAATAGTACTCTAAGGTCTAAGGTCGACTTTCTGGACTTGTTGATGTATTGAGTCTTAATAGTTCAGTGATTGTGTTTTTTTTTCCTGGAGATGGGTTGTCATTCTAAGTGGTAACTTGATTTGTCAGTACTGATAAGAATATATAAGAAAATTatgagaaattattcttgttcatTGTTTAGACCTTATGTTCACCTTTTTGTTGCTTCTAACTATGGTGAATATGAATGTTTTTCAGAAGAAAGCAAAGACAGCAGTCGCAGCCATGCTTACAAGATCGCGTGAAGATCATTCTGCTGATGATGGCACTCTTACAGAAGAAGAAAAGTGGGAAAAAGAGCAAGCCAACCTTGTTCCATTATTGACTGGTGGAAAGTTGAAACCTTACCAGATAAAGGGTGTAAAGTGGCTAATATCTCTGTGGCAAAATGGTTTAAATGGGATACTAGCTGATCAAATGGGCCTTGGGAAAACAATCCAGACAATTGGATTTCTTGCCCATCTCAAAGGGAACGGTCTGGAGGGTCCATACATGGTTATTGCTCCCCTTTCCACTCTGTCAAACTGGTTAAATGAGTTATCAAGGTAAAGTATCCAAAATTGTCTTCAATGTGCTTTGTTTGCTTGATTAAATGACTTATGTGGAATACTTGATTTCAGGTTTGTTCCATCTCTGAATGGTCTGATTTATCATGGAGATAAAGTTGCTCGAGCAGAGCTACGGAGAAAATTCATGCCCAAAAAAATAGGTCCTGATTTTCCAATAATAATCACTTCATTTGAGATGGCCATGTATGATGCAAAATATCTTGCTAATTATGAGTGGAAGTACGTTGTTGTTGATGAGGTGATGGAATAGCATGTTATGTATTATTGTCCTtctttgtttctcccccttcctaTGTATTGACGTGTCAGTTTGATACTTCTTTTTCCAGGGGCATCGGTTGAAAAATACGAATTGTAAACTATTAAGGGAGTTAAAGCGCATTCCGATGGAGAATAAGCTCCTTTTGACTGGGACACCTCTTCAGAATAACCTAGCAGAGCTGTGGTCGCTACTGAATTTCATTTTGCCTGATATATTCTCATCCCATCAGGAATTTGAGTCATGGTATGATCTGCTGAACTACCACTGCCCCATTTTCTAGCTTTTCAAATAGTTTTGCTCTGCATTGGCTAGATGTTGTATTGAAGTCAATTGCACAGATATGTCTGTTTTCTGATCAGGAGTTATGACATTTGTCAGGATTCGTAAAATTTATCAATGTTTGGTCCTTAAGAGTGCATATTATGGTTAAAGCAATGCAATTGAATCTATTAAGTTAAATTAATCGAGACAAGTTCCCCTGCATAAGCATAAATATCTTCTGTAACTTTAATAATACCATGCAACTCTTGAAATATAAGGATTTTCGAGTAACCTGACTGTGGCACTGCCCCTTCATTAAGAAGGCTAGAGAAATGGCTAGGGGCCCTGTTTCCAATGGTACAGGACAGAACAATTGCAATCCGCAGTTCCACACAGATAACTCCCGAAAAATGAGGGTTAGCACTGGCCGCTGCCAGGTCCCTCTGGGCGATGTCCTCATGTGCCGGAGCAGCCACCTCATGTGTATCAGCCGCTTATGGGTATATGGTCTGTATACAAATGTTCTTATTGTAAGAGTGGGACATGTAGCGAACACATGTTACGACATTTCTTCCTGATTTATGTTGTAATTCCAGATACTGATATGTCATGTCTGCTGATTTGTCTATTAAACATTAGTAGAACTTTATCTCTTCTTTTTTCTTATTCATGTTGTCTGTCAACATGTTATTTGTGCTAAGATGTAATAGTAATGCCGATAAATGAAGTTATACGGACATCCTGGTGGATTTTGATACCTTAACGTGGGGTGTTTTTGTTATAAAGATACCAAACTTATTATTTGAATACATCATTTATATTTGTATCATTTTTCCTCCATCGGCCTGCTGACAATCTTCTTACAGGTTTGATTTTTCTGGGAAGGGAGATGACAAACAGCAGGAAGAAACTGATGAGAACAAAAGAGTCCATGTTGTCTCAAAGCTTCATGCCATTTTGCGTCCATTCCTTTTAAGGCGAATGAAAGAAGATGTGGAACACATGCTTCCGCGAAAGAAAGAAATAATTATTTATGCTAACATGACTGAACATCAGAAACAAATCCAGAATCACTTGATTGGGAAGACATTCGACAACTACTTGCATGAGAATACAGATATTGGTATGCATGTCTTCCTGCATGCTTATTATCCAATCTGTGCATACGCAATTTTTTTTCAAAGTGACAAGTTTTTTGTCTATATTGTAGTTTTGCGGAGACCCGGCATCAAGACGAAGCTAAATAACCTACTCGTTCAGCTGAGAAAAAATTGTGCTCACCCTGATCTTTTGGATGCTGCATATGACTCAAACAGTGTGTCCCATTGCTCATTGGACATATGCTAATTGTTGCTCTATTTTTTTGACTTTTATCTGTATTGTTATTTATTTCTTCTGTTTGCAGGTTTCTATCCACCTGTTGATAAGCTTCTAGAACAATGCGGCAAATTTCAGCTGTTGGATAGGTTACTGGATGCTCTCCTCAAACGAAAGCACAAGGTTGATGTTCTCTTCTTTTTGTAGTCTTTATATGTATCCATGCATGTTCCAGCACATGTTTCATGACTTCTATTTTGTAAACCTTAAACATAGTTGAATTGATATGTTTGTAGGTCCTAATATTTTCACAATGGACAAAAGTTTTGGATCTCCTTGACTATTATTTGGATGTGAAAGGCCTGAAGGTTTGCCGAATTGATGGCAGTGTTAAGTTGGAAGAGAGGAGGAAGCAGGTAATGTAGTAGCCTTCCAATTTATTATTAGTTTGCTGGATAACATCCAAATAACTTGAGGTAACTACTACTAACTAAGCTCAGAAAGAAGACTAAACTAACTTGGATTGCATACTTGAGGTAACTACTACTAACTAAGCTTAGAAAGAAGACTAAAGTAACTTAGATTGATTGATGGTATGATTCCAATAGCCATGCAGACCCTTTTTGTAGGTGGCAAAAACATATCTAACAATACATAAACTAACCAATCATATCTTTATTTTCACTTTCGATCGGGATCCAGGCTCTAGTTGAAGTGGAGCAGCTTGTCTCTCCCGTGCCGCGTGCCTACGATCTAGGGTTGCTATTGGGCCTTTAGTGAGCTCCCCCCCGTATCCCTATTCTTTCCTTCTTTTTAACTTGGAAAAGACTCCAGGATATGTGTATCCTGCCGTATCCCGGCATCTCGTGTGTCCTCAAGTACTAGGACAGGAAAACGGCAGAAAATGCCAGGTACTGCCATTTCGCCTGTGTGGTGTCTTAATTCATGTAGAGAACTGCAAACAGGGAAAGTCAGCTAATTGTGGACAAAACTTGTTTAAAACCTAGATTAGGTATCTCGTTGAAAGGGAAGACATATTGGAGGGGAGTGGTTTTATGAAACCTGGGTTTCAGTGCGCCTGACTGATTGTTATTGTGCAAACAGTGTTCTAAACCATATCATGTTCTTTTATTATACTCCGTATTAATTTTTTGTTACATGCTAATCTTTATCCTTTAGATAATTGATGGCTGTCTATGGGTGTTGCTGTCTCACAGTATATATTTGCTCCTATTTTCGTGCTGCAGATAGCGGAGTTTAATGACTTGAACAGCAATATGAATGTCTTCATTCTAAGCACCCGTGCTGGTGGTCTTGGTATCAACCTTACTTCTGCTGATACTTGTATCCTGTATGACAGTGACTGGGTAATTTTCTATCTATCTGTTATAGTCCAGACTAAATGATTGTATGATCACAAAGCAAAGTCCATCAAAATGTGCACTCCTCTATATTTCTTCTTTACTACAGATGGTTGTGCCCCTGGAACAATGCTTTCCTTCATTTTAGCTTCCATAACTGTGATATATGAATTTTTGCTTTGTTCTGCAGAACCCTCAGATGGATCTGCAGGCTATGGACCGGTGCCACCGCATTGGTCAAACACACCCGGTTCATGTTTATCGGTTGGCAACATCGAATTCTGTCGAGGTATGGTCGGGGGACTGACCTTAGGACCCTTTGCTTGTCTATAATTTGTGGCATCGGTGCTCATGTCTTGACTGTCGCAGGGACGGATTATCAAGAGAGCTTTTGGAAAGCTGAAGCTAGAGCATGTCGTGATTGGGAAGGGACAGTTCCAACAAGATGCTGCCAAGCCTAACACCTTAGATGTAAAAAATTCTGTCCTGTCTACTCACTGTGTCCAGTCTAACCTGTAAATTGTTTCTTCAGTGACCATCAAACACCGGGAATGATCACTGACATGTTACTGTTCTTGGCCGAGAATGCAGGAGGGGGAGCTGCTGGCGCTACTGAGGGACGAGCAGGGTGAGGAAGACAGGATGATCCAGACGGATATCACCGACGACGACCTCTTGAAGGTGATGGACCGGAGCGACCTCACCGGCCCTCCTGCCGCTGTCGATGCTGCCCCTCTTGTCCCCCTGAAAGGTCCTGGGTGGGAGGTCGTGCTTGCCTCGAAGAGCGGCGGCGGCATGCTCTCGGCCCTCTCCAGCTGAGCCCTGCCTGAATCAAACGATGCCACCCCGTTCGCTCCCCTAGGTAATTGGTGGCTGGGCGTTGCACCCCTAGATTAGGAGGTGATATTTTGGCGATATGGTGTCGTAAGCTTAAGCTCGTGTGTGCCTTCCTCCGAGTCAGCCTATGTGGAACTGAGATGCTATCCTAAAATGAGTTTCGGAAGGACATTCTTCTGTTGCTTACTTTGCAATGTGGCAATATCATGGATTAAGAAATTTGGCCCTTTTTTCTTCTTGTTCTCTCTTGCTCGTCATGTCCATATTTGTTTCACCTGGGCTGTGCCTGTCTTTTTATGTACTCTGTCTGGCCATAATAAGTtttgtggttttagttcaaatttgataaAAAGAAACTTAAACCAAACCACTTAGTATTATGGATCGGAGCGAGTAACTTTTTGCAAGCGACATCAATTATGATTTCATTATGTTCGACACAAAGTGCTTAATCCAACATTTGTGTTTTCGACACAAAGACTCCACGCATCAGCTAAGTGTATGATTCGATTATTTCGATACGCATCAGGTGCCTATGGTAGAAAGATCCAAACTTGATGCGACGCACCACGCACGTATGATGCGAAAAAAAGGTGCTTGCCAGGTCGGAACATGGGGCGAGTACAAATTCTGGGAGTCACGCCGGCGGCGCGGTGACGGCGTCCATGAACTCGTGGTCGGCGACGAGCCTCTGCAACACCTGAGGCGCCAGCCACACCTCCAGCGACATGCTCCTTCCCTGCTCTGGCCCCTCGAACACGGTCACCTTGCCGTCGCTCTTGTCCCCGTAGCCGCTCCGCACGCCCACCGGCTTCCCCCACCCGAAGTCGTTACCGAACACGTCGAACCGCGACGAGCTCGCCATCATCCGCGCCCCGCCGCCGTCGGAAGACACCGGGGGCAAGAACGTGGGCTCCCGGCCCCAGCGGTCCAGCCACTCCCGCGTGGCCGCCTCGTCGAACGACGCCACGGCGCGGTTTAGCTGCCACGCCGTCCAGCCCAGCCCCTTGTCCAGGATCTCGCCGACGGTGCAGCCCTTTATCATGCGGAACACTATGGCGTTTCCAACGTAGCCCGGCGGGATGCTGCGCATGCGACCCCGGCACCCGATGAGCAGCGCGTACgaggcctcctgctccggcgggaGGCGTCGGGCTCGGCACACTGCCCGCCACAGGTGAGCGAGCAGGGCCTGGAGCGAGGATATGGCTGCGACCGCGACGCCGGACATCTCGTCGTTCGCCCTCGCCTTGAGCTTTTTGACGCTCGCGTCGGAGAAGGTTCCACTTTCAACAAATAGAGAAATCTCCGCTAGGCTAGCAGTGGGTAACAACGTAGTGCCCCATTCGTTCCATGACATCCAATCAGTTCTCCTCGGATTCCAATCCAATCTCCCAATCAGTACCAAAAGCTGCCTCTGATTTCAGAATCTATTTTCCAAATTGGCTATGGAGATTTTGTGCGGTCAGAGATTCATACAGACACAAAGGGGCCCCTATTTTCAAGCAGGAAAGTCGTTTCGATCCAATCCATTCTTGGGGTCCGAAAAAGACACTGGATATGTCAGTGACTTTGCACGACAAAGCGTTCTCCGAGGGCATGGAATGTACCATTTTTTGGTCAGAATCTTGACAGAAGCCCTCTCGCACCGGCGGGAGCTCGAACCGCCGGACGGCATGCTGCAGCGCGCCGAAAGGCAGGGGGATCGGCACGGGGCTCGTGTCGACGAACCACCTCCGGTGCACCGGCGCCGGCGCACACGGGAGCTCCTCACCGCCTCGGTTGATCGCCGACCACGCGTTGAACAAGTCCCAGAAGGAGGTGCCGTCGCCGACGGTGTGGTTCATGGACATGCCGATGAACACGCCGTCCGCGAGCTCGGTGACCTGCGCCCACACCACGGGGAGCGACGAGTCCATGGCCGCGTCCAAGCCACGCACCTCGTTCGGCTCGTTCAACGGGAAGAAC contains the following coding sequences:
- the LOC124704618 gene encoding ATP-dependent DNA helicase DDM1-like; translation: MHTLPVFLNDLRLRFVPRSNWPPPPLVLATTIGALPLPPRLRRPSPTSPPVDVEAKMVVAVVNGITVEAAAAAAATTDPDADADSPKSVLEDEKMPDAKDEKKAVDLKIEEGEEQLLNSIREDTADGFLDTSSSLPIDLEAKNGDACFITEAMTKEEEQLHQARLKVEEEEEAKRREAARQQALDPKARFSKLDELLTKTQLYSEFLLEKMEHITDKVVEIKDEEEPMEEQKKGRGRKRKTKAKPQYNDKKAKTAVAAMLTRSREDHSADDGTLTEEEKWEKEQANLVPLLTGGKLKPYQIKGVKWLISLWQNGLNGILADQMGLGKTIQTIGFLAHLKGNGLEGPYMVIAPLSTLSNWLNELSRFVPSLNGLIYHGDKVARAELRRKFMPKKIGPDFPIIITSFEMAMYDAKYLANYEWKYVVVDEGHRLKNTNCKLLRELKRIPMENKLLLTGTPLQNNLAELWSLLNFILPDIFSSHQEFESWFDFSGKGDDKQQEETDENKRVHVVSKLHAILRPFLLRRMKEDVEHMLPRKKEIIIYANMTEHQKQIQNHLIGKTFDNYLHENTDIVLRRPGIKTKLNNLLVQLRKNCAHPDLLDAAYDSNSFYPPVDKLLEQCGKFQLLDRLLDALLKRKHKVLIFSQWTKVLDLLDYYLDVKGLKVCRIDGSVKLEERRKQIAEFNDLNSNMNVFILSTRAGGLGINLTSADTCILYDSDWNPQMDLQAMDRCHRIGQTHPVHVYRLATSNSVEGRIIKRAFGKLKLEHVVIGKGQFQQDAAKPNTLDEGELLALLRDEQGEEDRMIQTDITDDDLLKVMDRSDLTGPPAAVDAAPLVPLKGPGWEVVLASKSGGGMLSALSS
- the LOC124704627 gene encoding uncharacterized acetyltransferase At3g50280-like yields the protein MRKLLWGLADELGFGVGMGNEREMRKMDTDDMASLSDDSGWSSSDDSDIEELLQDDDVKMMSLLVDVQEFEDRTNLMDQRRGSKMGRVTIYRNRALGHEQWMQLRRGSKMGQLLKDSVLVIITNSEHMDACSADTVRIVSRRMVRPSYGTMPMPPSEDIHLTPWDLYGISETYIQRGVLLPKPPAGAGGETSIFNSLASSLARALGRYYHFAGRLAVEEHGDGTVTILLRCTGEGAELVHAVAPGVAVADIVGSVYTPSSVVRAFFPLNEPNEVRGLDAAMDSSLPVVWAQVTELADGVFIGMSMNHTVGDGTSFWDLFNAWSAINRGGEELPCAPAPVHRRWFVDTSPVPIPLPFGALQHAVRRFELPPVREGFSEISLFVESGTFSDASVKKLKARANDEMSGVAVAAISSLQALLAHLWRAVCRARRLPPEQEASYALLIGCRGRMRSIPPGYVGNAIVFRMIKGCTVGEILDKGLGWTAWQLNRAVASFDEAATREWLDRWGREPTFLPPVSSDGGGARMMASSSRFDVFGNDFGWGKPVGVRSGYGDKSDGKVTVFEGPEQGRSMSLEVWLAPQVLQRLVADHEFMDAVTAPPA